The Metabacillus schmidteae genome includes a region encoding these proteins:
- a CDS encoding Na(+)/H(+) antiporter subunit C: MEVLMSIVVGILFSAAVYLMLSKSLLRIIIGTGLLSHGAHLLILTMGGLKKGAAPLLGEHAEVYVDPLPQALILTAIVISFGVTSFFLVLAYRSYQELGTDDMDQLRGTDQYE; this comes from the coding sequence ATGGAAGTATTAATGTCAATTGTTGTAGGTATTTTGTTTTCTGCTGCTGTTTATTTAATGTTATCTAAAAGTTTATTACGAATTATTATCGGTACAGGGTTACTTAGTCATGGAGCCCATTTGCTCATCTTAACAATGGGTGGTCTTAAAAAGGGTGCTGCACCGCTACTCGGAGAACATGCAGAAGTCTATGTTGATCCACTTCCACAAGCACTGATTTTAACTGCAATCGTTATTAGCTTTGGAGTAACATCATTTTTCCTTGTTCTTGCATACCGTTCATACCAAGAATTAGGAACAGATGATATGGATCAACTAAGGGGAACTGATCAATATGAATAA
- a CDS encoding polyprenyl synthetase family protein yields MEVILIEAKSLVVKQHMIHTITSCVTNTDLRNLLLTFINNKEDLPFADLTMIHHQSFNGKDEEMPKLAAAVELLILSFDMLDDLEDLDNEDEPWMKIEHPIALNAATTLYTLSKLAILSLQSSKKLQILEAFLKFSVQAMEGQHVDLKNDTLTEEECLEAMKNKSGSLIALASVSGMLLAGVNTPSVERYSYQLGIAAQIDNDFRDLFNPHKNDVSTQKKTLAYLYLQKKYNQHAIDILEGFHSGRPINEYFDSALNLKQKLIDAGVAQYLNVMKQIAVNKATRLIRQLPIEQHQCEHLNAHLIIKLNPKNKER; encoded by the coding sequence ATGGAGGTGATTTTAATAGAAGCCAAGTCTTTAGTTGTGAAGCAACATATGATTCACACAATTACCTCATGTGTGACAAATACCGATCTAAGGAATCTGTTACTTACCTTTATTAACAATAAAGAAGATCTTCCATTTGCAGATTTAACGATGATTCACCATCAATCGTTTAATGGAAAAGATGAGGAAATGCCTAAATTAGCAGCAGCGGTAGAACTTCTAATTTTGTCTTTTGATATGCTTGATGACCTAGAAGATTTAGATAATGAGGACGAGCCATGGATGAAAATTGAGCATCCAATAGCTCTTAATGCCGCAACAACTCTATATACATTGAGCAAGCTGGCTATTTTATCACTTCAATCTTCAAAAAAGCTTCAAATACTAGAAGCATTTCTCAAATTTTCTGTTCAAGCAATGGAAGGACAACATGTAGATCTAAAAAACGATACTTTAACTGAAGAAGAATGTTTAGAAGCTATGAAAAATAAGTCAGGTTCATTAATTGCCCTAGCCTCAGTTAGTGGAATGCTACTTGCAGGCGTAAACACTCCATCTGTAGAAAGATATTCATATCAATTAGGTATTGCAGCACAAATTGATAATGATTTTAGAGATCTGTTTAACCCACACAAAAACGATGTATCTACTCAAAAGAAAACATTGGCATATCTATATCTTCAAAAAAAATACAATCAACACGCCATAGACATTTTAGAAGGCTTTCATAGTGGCAGACCAATAAATGAATACTTTGACAGTGCATTAAACCTGAAACAAAAGTTGATAGATGCCGGAGTCGCCCAATACTTAAACGTTATGAAACAAATTGCGGTCAACAAAGCAACTCGGCTGATTCGTCAATTACCAATTGAACAGCATCAATGTGAGCACTTAAATGCTCATTTGATTATAAAATTAAATCCAAAAAACAAGGAGAGATAA
- a CDS encoding Na+/H+ antiporter subunit D, translating into MNNLIILPIVIPLLMGIILIFFNKNITVQKWLSAIASLASVIVSVIIVQTVHTNGIQTLEIGNWVPPYGIVLVADMYASLLVLTTAIIGFTSLLFAFSSTTVEREKFYFYPGVQFLLLGVTGAFLTGDIFNLFVFFEVMLMSSYLLIVLGSSKNQLRESIKYILVNVISSALFVIAVAYLYALTGTLNMADLSVRIAEMGQSGLLTVLAILFLVIFGLKGAIFPLYFWLPGSYQAPPAVVTALFGALLTKVGVYSITRVFTLIFYHEPSFTHEILGWLAALTIIFGVIGAIAYWDIKKIVIYNIITAVGVILFGIAANTQNAIEGSVYYLVHDMIIKGALFFLVGAVIAVTGTSNLRKISGLIASHPLLGWMFFIAALALAGIPPLSGFVGKLKIVQGGFEAGEYTIAFVVLLSSLLVLYSVMKIFIHGFWGEPNKEAITETSIKGLIFPIAILLALSIAYGFGVEFLSPYISQAADTLLDPSIYIQAVLKE; encoded by the coding sequence ATGAATAACTTAATTATTTTACCTATTGTCATCCCACTACTGATGGGAATTATCTTGATCTTTTTTAATAAAAACATTACGGTCCAAAAATGGCTAAGTGCAATTGCCTCCTTAGCTAGTGTAATCGTTTCGGTTATAATCGTTCAAACCGTGCATACAAATGGAATTCAAACATTAGAGATAGGAAACTGGGTACCACCATACGGGATTGTTCTTGTTGCTGATATGTACGCTAGTCTTTTAGTGTTAACAACAGCGATTATCGGTTTTACTTCCCTATTGTTTGCTTTTTCTTCAACTACTGTTGAAAGAGAAAAATTTTACTTCTACCCGGGAGTACAGTTTCTCTTATTAGGTGTTACGGGAGCATTCTTAACAGGAGATATTTTTAATCTGTTTGTTTTCTTTGAAGTGATGCTAATGTCATCCTATTTGTTAATCGTGTTAGGAAGTTCAAAGAATCAACTTAGGGAATCAATAAAATATATTCTTGTGAATGTCATCTCATCTGCCCTTTTCGTTATTGCAGTTGCTTATCTTTATGCCTTAACAGGAACGTTAAATATGGCTGATTTAAGCGTAAGAATTGCTGAGATGGGTCAATCCGGATTATTAACGGTACTAGCCATTCTTTTCTTAGTTATTTTCGGGCTAAAGGGTGCAATTTTCCCGTTATACTTCTGGTTACCTGGCTCATATCAAGCACCACCTGCTGTCGTAACGGCACTTTTTGGCGCATTATTAACTAAGGTCGGTGTCTATTCGATCACACGTGTTTTTACACTTATTTTTTATCACGAACCATCCTTTACTCATGAAATTCTTGGATGGTTAGCTGCACTAACAATCATTTTCGGAGTAATTGGCGCGATCGCTTATTGGGATATTAAGAAAATCGTGATCTACAATATCATTACTGCCGTAGGTGTCATCCTTTTTGGTATAGCAGCAAACACGCAAAATGCCATTGAAGGATCTGTTTACTACCTTGTTCATGATATGATTATTAAAGGAGCCTTATTCTTTCTTGTCGGAGCGGTTATCGCTGTTACAGGTACGAGTAACTTACGAAAAATTAGCGGGCTGATTGCAAGCCATCCGCTTTTAGGTTGGATGTTCTTCATCGCTGCTTTGGCTCTGGCTGGAATACCTCCACTAAGTGGATTTGTAGGAAAGCTAAAAATAGTTCAAGGCGGGTTCGAAGCAGGGGAATATACAATTGCATTTGTTGTTTTACTTTCAAGCCTATTGGTTCTTTATTCTGTGATGAAGATTTTCATCCATGGTTTCTGGGGAGAGCCAAATAAAGAAGCCATTACAGAAACATCAATAAAAGGGCTAATATTCCCAATTGCTATTTTATTAGCATTATCTATTGCGTATGGTTTCGGTGTAGAATTTTTATCACCTTATATTTCACAGGCTGCCGATACTCTACTTGATCCATCAATCTATATTCAAGCCGTATTGAAGGAGTAG
- a CDS encoding response regulator transcription factor, protein MIHILVVDDHPAVREGTKAILEAEEGVKVDCLNPPYTEEAFKKLDFSPFDVILMDLNLGEGNGMELSKTIIEMKQTCKVILYTGYDVEDYYEEALRLGIHGAISKTESKEKLLTYIRLAIEGDIVVPYDYFQKLLLQNQVQAEHSEAIEDVFNDREKAILQEVEKGLTNQEIADQLHLSKRSIEYSLTSIFNKLDVSTRTEAVLIAKSNGIID, encoded by the coding sequence ATGATACACATATTAGTTGTGGATGATCACCCGGCGGTTAGAGAAGGGACCAAAGCAATTTTGGAGGCTGAGGAAGGAGTAAAAGTGGATTGCTTGAATCCGCCATACACTGAGGAAGCGTTTAAAAAGCTGGATTTTTCACCGTTTGATGTCATTTTAATGGATTTGAATTTAGGTGAAGGAAATGGAATGGAGCTTTCTAAAACAATAATAGAAATGAAACAAACATGTAAAGTCATTCTTTACACAGGATATGATGTTGAGGATTATTATGAAGAGGCACTTCGGCTTGGAATTCATGGTGCAATCAGTAAAACAGAATCAAAGGAAAAGCTGCTTACATATATTCGGCTTGCCATAGAAGGTGATATTGTCGTACCATATGACTATTTTCAAAAGTTGTTATTACAAAATCAAGTTCAAGCGGAGCACTCTGAAGCAATAGAGGATGTATTTAATGATAGAGAGAAAGCGATTCTGCAAGAAGTCGAAAAAGGCCTAACAAATCAAGAAATTGCTGATCAGCTCCATTTAAGTAAAAGATCAATTGAATACAGTTTAACATCTATTTTTAATAAATTGGATGTAAGTACTCGGACAGAAGCTGTTTTAATAGCAAAGTCCAATGGGATTATCGATTAA
- a CDS encoding Na(+)/H(+) antiporter subunit F1, protein MFKMILTISLIIVAISTLLYVYRLVKGPSTPDRVIALDAIGINLIGITAIISIVLNTNAFVEVILLLGILAFIGTVAFSKYLEKGEIIENDRNQ, encoded by the coding sequence ATGTTTAAGATGATCCTGACTATTTCACTTATCATCGTGGCGATCTCAACACTTCTATATGTTTATCGATTAGTGAAAGGTCCTTCAACTCCGGATCGCGTCATTGCTTTAGATGCAATCGGAATTAACTTAATCGGAATTACGGCTATTATCTCTATAGTTCTTAACACTAATGCGTTTGTTGAAGTTATCCTTTTATTAGGAATTCTGGCATTTATCGGAACCGTTGCCTTTTCTAAATACTTGGAGAAAGGAGAGATCATTGAAAATGATCGAAATCAGTAA
- the mnhG gene encoding monovalent cation/H(+) antiporter subunit G, with the protein MIEISKFIVGYLVLQGAILSLIAAIGVIRLPDVYTRNHAASKSATLGVISILLGLFLHYLLIDHIANSRVLLGIIFVFITAPVAGHLISRAAYNTGVPLWNKSVQDDLAKVRSKQKSR; encoded by the coding sequence ATGATCGAAATCAGTAAATTCATTGTAGGCTACCTCGTTCTCCAAGGAGCAATATTAAGTCTAATAGCAGCGATTGGTGTTATTAGACTACCTGATGTATACACACGTAATCACGCAGCTTCTAAAAGTGCGACACTAGGTGTTATCAGTATTCTGCTAGGATTATTCTTGCATTATCTGCTCATTGACCACATTGCGAATTCAAGAGTATTGTTAGGCATTATATTCGTATTCATTACTGCACCTGTAGCAGGCCATTTAATTAGTAGAGCAGCCTACAATACAGGAGTCCCACTGTGGAATAAAAGTGTTCAAGATGATTTAGCCAAAGTTCGATCAAAACAAAAAAGTAGATGA
- a CDS encoding histidine kinase has translation MHSNFNKTFIFFVVLSIVFSIYIITLNINHPYVGANVIINENEEIIVTNLEPNSWAEKRGIHIGDVVVEVNGDNPLKHKPIVDYHVLEKVDSFSLSRDGVIKEYTVLNETIFSTQSLLIIIIPFTVLTLCLFCSFYIYKSNKRANLKSANLLNMFLLIIAVAYLSATGSSKGDIICRYVNLCLFLLVPVTYLHFLYQYFIELGKKLFSHNYIKFGYIIVTINLLLEVVKDIIGYSSQTNKIINLISFFIMLVMTFVLKFVGLKKIKYSEQAYIVKVLIVTNVLAFSPFLLFYVLPFVIFQDYVFPPTFLAAFLLLIPFSLVYQFLATKIYDIEFLLGRIRYYSLLAVIPTFVIVGIMLSLKENDPNFYQIKLSIAIFFTMISVFYIKEIFDFRFRLKRFSEKYNYQDSIFKYTESIRKASNLDQVISELKQVIVDVLLVSKAYFIEVDKQRNIRSIDPQAKEADYGSYVSEIKEVSNEVGKIREVDKGFIINIGVTDNRSYVLVCLSILNTPILTRDEISWLKTLSFYTNVSLENFLKIDELMQHLQKVETEGENPGWLTKLLFSIEEKQRSNLAKDLHDSVLQDLVSLKRQCELVLAEAKDEGLKSQLQNMNSSMTQIIKTTRETCQELRPQLLYDLGLVKALNKLVAQYQEIVNFDIRLNTGNFSKTLDIDAQLNIYRIVQELLTNAHKHSQATNVLIILVCIKDKIVFHYEDNGVGFAMSDLEDKAESMGLSGISERVKALKGTFSVETSQGNGLKLDIEI, from the coding sequence ATGCATAGTAACTTCAACAAAACATTTATATTCTTTGTTGTCCTTAGCATAGTCTTTTCTATATATATAATAACATTGAATATTAACCATCCCTATGTTGGAGCAAATGTAATAATAAATGAAAATGAAGAGATCATTGTAACAAATCTAGAACCTAATTCTTGGGCTGAAAAAAGAGGAATCCATATAGGAGATGTAGTTGTTGAGGTTAACGGAGATAATCCTTTAAAGCACAAACCTATAGTTGATTACCATGTACTTGAAAAAGTAGACTCATTTTCGCTTAGTAGAGATGGCGTTATTAAAGAGTATACAGTTTTAAATGAAACAATTTTTAGCACGCAAAGTTTGCTTATAATAATTATACCTTTTACTGTTTTAACCCTGTGTTTATTTTGCAGCTTTTATATTTATAAATCAAATAAAAGGGCAAACCTTAAATCTGCAAACTTATTAAATATGTTTTTGTTAATTATTGCAGTGGCTTATCTTAGTGCAACAGGGTCGTCAAAGGGTGACATTATTTGTAGATATGTAAACTTGTGTTTATTTTTATTGGTACCTGTGACTTACCTGCATTTCTTATATCAATATTTTATTGAACTGGGGAAAAAATTATTTAGCCATAACTATATAAAATTTGGTTATATAATTGTAACAATTAACTTATTACTTGAAGTGGTTAAGGATATAATTGGGTACAGTAGTCAAACTAATAAAATCATAAATTTAATTTCCTTCTTCATAATGCTAGTTATGACTTTTGTACTAAAATTTGTTGGTTTGAAAAAAATAAAATATTCGGAGCAGGCCTATATAGTGAAAGTGTTAATCGTGACAAATGTATTAGCATTTTCACCATTTTTACTTTTTTATGTATTACCATTTGTAATATTTCAAGATTATGTTTTCCCGCCAACGTTTCTAGCAGCATTTTTATTACTTATACCGTTTTCGCTCGTATATCAATTTTTAGCCACTAAAATATATGATATTGAATTCTTACTTGGACGAATTAGATATTATTCATTATTGGCGGTTATTCCAACCTTTGTAATTGTAGGAATCATGCTTAGCTTAAAAGAAAATGACCCTAATTTTTACCAAATAAAGCTTTCTATTGCTATCTTTTTTACTATGATTTCAGTATTCTACATCAAAGAAATCTTCGACTTCCGTTTTAGGCTCAAACGATTTTCTGAAAAGTATAATTATCAGGATAGTATTTTTAAATATACTGAAAGTATCCGAAAGGCGAGTAATTTAGATCAGGTTATATCTGAGCTGAAACAAGTGATTGTTGATGTGTTACTTGTTAGTAAAGCCTATTTTATTGAAGTGGACAAGCAAAGGAATATCAGATCAATAGATCCACAGGCTAAGGAAGCAGATTATGGGTCATATGTTTCTGAAATTAAAGAGGTATCTAATGAAGTAGGTAAGATACGAGAAGTGGATAAAGGGTTTATTATAAATATTGGTGTAACAGATAATCGCAGTTATGTATTAGTTTGTTTATCTATATTGAATACACCGATTCTTACACGTGATGAAATATCATGGTTAAAGACGTTATCATTTTATACGAATGTTTCATTGGAAAACTTCTTAAAAATCGATGAATTGATGCAACATTTACAAAAGGTTGAAACAGAAGGAGAAAATCCAGGCTGGTTAACAAAGCTTTTATTTTCAATCGAAGAAAAACAGCGTTCCAACTTAGCGAAGGATCTTCACGACTCTGTTTTACAAGACTTAGTCTCATTAAAAAGGCAATGTGAATTAGTCCTTGCAGAAGCTAAAGATGAAGGTTTAAAAAGTCAGTTGCAAAATATGAATAGCAGTATGACACAAATTATTAAAACAACAAGAGAAACCTGTCAGGAGTTACGTCCTCAGCTACTTTATGACTTAGGTCTTGTAAAAGCGCTGAATAAATTGGTAGCACAGTACCAAGAAATCGTAAACTTTGATATTCGTTTAAATACAGGGAACTTCTCAAAAACTTTAGATATTGATGCACAATTGAATATTTATCGAATTGTTCAAGAGTTACTCACTAATGCACACAAGCATTCACAGGCAACCAATGTTCTTATTATTTTAGTTTGTATAAAAGACAAAATTGTCTTTCACTATGAAGATAATGGAGTGGGCTTTGCAATGAGTGATTTGGAGGACAAAGCAGAGAGTATGGGGCTTTCTGGTATTAGCGAGCGTGTAAAAGCTCTTAAGGGTACGTTTTCTGTTGAAACTTCTCAGGGCAATGGGCTAAAATTAGATATTGAAATATAG
- the comX gene encoding competence pheromone ComX has protein sequence MQEIVNFLIENPDVLEKVVNGEASLLGVDLDDVLGLIEGIKEAGKLFSTYWL, from the coding sequence ATGCAAGAAATCGTAAACTTTCTAATTGAAAACCCGGATGTGTTAGAAAAAGTAGTCAATGGAGAAGCTAGTTTATTAGGTGTAGATTTAGATGATGTTTTAGGATTGATTGAAGGGATTAAGGAAGCAGGGAAATTATTTAGTACGTACTGGTTATAA
- a CDS encoding Na(+)/H(+) antiporter subunit B, translating into MKTNDIIFQTATKVVVFIIILYSLHLFFSGHYTPGGGFIGGLMTAGALVLLLLAFDIKTVVNIIQVDYIKLIAVGLLFAVLTGIGSFFFKVPFLTHTFSYVDLPFLGETALATAVLFDLGVYLVVIGVTMTIIQTIGETE; encoded by the coding sequence GTGAAAACAAATGATATCATCTTTCAAACTGCTACAAAGGTTGTTGTGTTTATTATCATTCTCTACTCATTGCATCTCTTCTTTTCTGGACACTATACACCAGGTGGAGGCTTTATTGGAGGATTAATGACAGCAGGTGCTCTAGTTCTTTTACTGCTTGCATTTGATATTAAAACTGTGGTGAATATCATTCAGGTTGACTATATAAAACTTATTGCTGTTGGGCTGCTCTTTGCAGTTTTAACCGGGATAGGATCATTCTTCTTTAAGGTACCTTTTCTGACTCATACATTCAGCTATGTAGACTTACCGTTTCTTGGTGAGACAGCTTTAGCCACTGCTGTTTTATTTGATCTAGGTGTGTATCTTGTTGTTATTGGTGTAACCATGACCATTATTCAAACGATTGGAGAGACGGAATAA
- a CDS encoding Na+/H+ antiporter subunit E: MAFQILLNVFLAFIWMFLSNDYSSLAFCKGYFFGFIIIFALRRFFDHRFYFLNIVAIIRLLGIFLIELIKSNISVLKVILSPKLEPRPGIFALETDLEKDWEITILSNLITLTPGTLVLEVSEDNKTLYIHAMDIDDVEQAKLDIKNTFEEAIKEVSR, translated from the coding sequence ATGGCATTTCAAATTTTACTTAACGTTTTTCTAGCGTTCATTTGGATGTTTCTATCAAATGATTATTCTTCATTAGCATTTTGTAAAGGATATTTTTTCGGGTTTATCATTATCTTTGCCTTAAGACGATTCTTTGATCACCGCTTCTATTTCCTAAATATAGTAGCAATCATAAGACTTCTTGGCATCTTTCTTATCGAGCTTATTAAGTCCAACATTTCTGTGTTAAAAGTTATTCTCTCTCCAAAGCTTGAACCACGCCCTGGTATTTTTGCTTTAGAGACAGATCTCGAAAAGGATTGGGAAATCACAATATTATCCAACTTAATCACACTAACTCCCGGAACACTCGTACTTGAAGTTTCTGAGGATAATAAGACGTTATATATTCATGCAATGGATATCGACGATGTTGAGCAAGCAAAGCTTGATATTAAAAATACATTCGAAGAAGCGATTAAGGAGGTGAGCCGTTAA
- a CDS encoding DegQ family regulator, translating into MNQKKIDEMTELLLRIEKELKESKQSLELLNKSIDKYDKYAFLNVS; encoded by the coding sequence GTGAATCAGAAGAAAATAGATGAAATGACTGAGTTGTTACTTCGAATTGAAAAAGAGCTGAAAGAATCGAAACAGTCACTGGAATTATTAAATAAAAGTATTGACAAATATGATAAATATGCATTTTTGAATGTATCTTAA
- a CDS encoding hotdog fold thioesterase, giving the protein MKNTLMEALGIEMISVSDHEVVATMPVDHRTHQPFGLLHGGASVALAETVASIGAFHLIDQEKEVCVGLEINANHIRAKKSGIVTAYAKPAHRGKTTMVWEVKIVDEENELICLSRCTMAILKKNI; this is encoded by the coding sequence ATGAAAAATACATTAATGGAAGCACTTGGAATTGAAATGATTTCAGTGTCAGATCATGAAGTAGTTGCAACGATGCCTGTTGATCATCGTACACATCAACCATTTGGCTTGTTACATGGTGGGGCTTCCGTAGCCTTAGCTGAAACAGTGGCAAGTATTGGTGCTTTTCATTTAATAGATCAGGAAAAAGAAGTTTGTGTAGGTCTCGAAATAAATGCTAATCATATTCGTGCGAAGAAATCAGGTATTGTAACGGCTTATGCCAAACCTGCTCATCGCGGCAAAACAACAATGGTGTGGGAAGTGAAGATCGTTGATGAGGAGAACGAATTGATCTGTCTTTCAAGATGTACGATGGCTATTTTAAAGAAGAATATATAA